The following proteins are encoded in a genomic region of Canis lupus familiaris isolate Mischka breed German Shepherd chromosome 6, alternate assembly UU_Cfam_GSD_1.0, whole genome shotgun sequence:
- the SNX8 gene encoding sorting nexin-8: protein MTGGVMDRLSAEAGAAPVVAAAEAEADEEADPPAADREAEAQRSHHWARTGERDSHAGLPTPQISERRDPYPNRMQMPQGNPLLLSYTLQELLARDTVQVELIPEKKGLFLKHVEYEVSSQGGRSAQGVKGSACWCLSLGRSLGHSFYPGPRSPEVPQQRDMPGFMVFFLCLSQGARFLGSDWLLSPSSVLYKQYSIFNFVARAHVSCELIQESQRFQSSVYRRYNDFVVFHEMLLHRFPYRMVPALPPKRVLGADREFIESRRRALRRFINLVARHPPFSEDVALRLFLSFSGPDVQNKLKESTQCVGDEFMNCKLAPRAKDFLPADIQTQFAVSRELIRNIYNSFYKLRDRAERIASRAIDNAADLLVFGKELSALGSDTTPLPSWAALNSSTWGSLKQALKGLSVEFALLADKAAQQGKQEENDVVEKLNLFLDLLQSYKDLCERHEKGVLHKHQRALHKYSLMKRQMMSAAVQSREPDSVEQLESRIVEQENAIQTMELRSYFSLYCLHQEMQLVHVYLPLTSHILGAFVNSQIQGHKEMSKVWNDLKPKLNCLFAGPNSSLTLPRSPQDGVSPH from the exons GCTTGCCAACGCCCCAGATCAGCGAGCGGAGGGACCCATACCCCAATCGAATGCAGATGCCTCAGGGGAACCCGCTGCTGTTGTCATATACCCTGCAGGAGCTGCTGGCCAGGGACACCGTGCAGGTGGAGCTCATTCCTGAGAAGAAGGGCCTCTTCCTGAAGCATGTGGAATATGAGGTTTCCAGCCAG GGAGGCCGCTCTGCCCAAGGTGTGAAGGGCTCTGCCTGCTGGTGCTTAAGCCTGGGCCGCAGCCTGGGCCACTCGTTCTATCCTGGACCCCGCTCACCAGAGGTTCCACAGCAGAGGGACATGCCTGGCttcatggttttcttt CTCTGCCTTTCCCAGGGCGCCCGGTTCTTGGgatcagactggcttctttcaccaaGCAGTGTTCTTTACAAGCAGTACAGCATATTTAATTTCGTTGCTCGTGCACATGTATCGTGTGAACTCATACAGGAGAGCCAG CGCTTCCAATCCTCCGTGTATAGACGGTACAACGACTTTGTGGTTTTCCATGAGATGCTGCTGCACAGGTTCCCATACCGCATGGTGCCAGCCCTTCCGCCCAAGAGAGTCCTGGGAG CCGACCGGGAGTTCATTGAGTCCCGGCGAAGGGCGTTGAGGCGCTTCATTAACCTGGTGGCCCGGCACCCCCCATTTTCTGAGGACGTGGCTCTCAGGCTGTTCCTGTCCTTTAGTGGCCCT GACGTGCAGAACAAGTTAAAGGAATCCACTCAGTGTGTTGGAGATGAATTCATGAACTGTAAGCTGGCTCCTCGGGCCAAG GACTTCCTCCCGGCTGACATCCAGACTCAGTTTGCCGTCAGCCGGGAGCTCATCCGGAACATCTACAACAGCTTCTACAAGCTTCGAGATCGGGCCGAGCGGATTGCATCGAGGGCCATTGACAATGCTGCTGACCTTCTCGTATTTGGGAAGGAGCTGAG tgcTTTGGGGTCTGACACAACCCCACTCCCGTCCTGGGCCGCTCTGAACAGCAGCACGTGGGGGTCCCTTAAACAGGCACTGAAAGGCCTGTCTGTTGAATTTGCACTGCTTGCCGACAAGGCTGCCCAGCAG GGCAAACAGGAGGAGAATGATGTGGTGGAGAAACTAAACCTCTTCTTGGATCTGCTCCAGTCCTATAAA GACCTTTGTGAGCGGCATGAGAAGGGTGTGCTACATAAGCACCAGCGTGCCCTACACAAGTACAGCCTGATGAAGAGGCAGATGATGAGCGCTGCTGTGCAGAGCCGGGAGCCTGACTCTGTGGAGCAGCTGGAGTCCCGCATTGTGGAG CAGGAGAATGCCATCCAGACCATGGAGCTCCGGAGCTACTTCTCCCTGTACTGTCTGCACCAGGAGATGCAGCTGGTCCACGTCTACTTGCCTCTCACGTCCCACATTCTCGGTGCCTTTGTCAACTCTCAGATCCAAGGGCACAAGGAG atGAGCAAAGTGTGGAACGACCTGAAGCCCAAGCTAAACTGCCTCTTCGCTGGACCCAACAGCTCCCTAACCCTGCCGAGGTCCCCGCAGGACGGCGTGTCTCCTCACTAG